In Idiomarina sp. PL1-037, a single genomic region encodes these proteins:
- a CDS encoding type II toxin-antitoxin system Phd/YefM family antitoxin, with amino-acid sequence MKSVRPIYARNSTSISELKKNPMAVVEESHGEPVAVLNRNQPAFYCIPAATYEALMEELEDRDLLELVKKRQHEDEVEVNIDDL; translated from the coding sequence ATGAAGTCAGTTAGACCTATTTACGCACGCAACTCAACTAGCATTAGTGAGTTGAAAAAGAATCCAATGGCAGTTGTTGAAGAGTCTCATGGCGAGCCGGTAGCTGTACTGAATCGGAATCAGCCCGCATTTTATTGCATTCCGGCAGCAACCTATGAAGCGTTGATGGAAGAGCTGGAAGACAGGGATTTACTGGAGTTAGTTAAAAAACGCCAGCATGAAGATGAAGTCGAGGTGAACATCGATGATTTATAA
- a CDS encoding sterol desaturase family protein — MSETAWRLSIFLGVLLIMVLWEVVSPKRKPRYSRKQRWPANLAIVAVDTVLLRIIAPVGLTGVALVASENGWGLFNDLSRAGTEIPFWLVMVVSIVVLDIVIYWQHRLFHRIPLLWRMHRVHHADPDFDVTTGLRFHPAEIVLSFFIKAAAILALGAPALAVIVFEIILNACSLFNHGNVALPKPLEKLVRKVLITQELHRIHHSVEKEETNSNYGFSVSWWDHLFRSFTAKPKAGSDNVDIGLHEYRDAKITTKLWGLLKIPFTRK, encoded by the coding sequence ATGTCTGAAACGGCCTGGCGCTTAAGTATTTTCCTTGGCGTATTGCTTATTATGGTGTTGTGGGAAGTTGTCTCACCTAAGCGTAAGCCCCGCTACAGCCGTAAACAGCGCTGGCCGGCAAACCTCGCCATAGTTGCCGTCGATACGGTATTGCTGAGAATTATTGCGCCCGTTGGCCTGACTGGAGTGGCACTTGTTGCATCAGAAAATGGCTGGGGACTTTTTAATGACTTAAGCAGGGCGGGTACGGAAATACCCTTTTGGTTGGTTATGGTAGTCAGCATTGTCGTACTGGATATTGTTATTTACTGGCAGCACCGATTGTTCCACCGCATTCCTCTATTATGGCGAATGCACCGGGTGCACCATGCCGATCCGGATTTTGACGTCACCACCGGTTTGCGCTTTCATCCGGCTGAAATTGTGCTGAGTTTTTTTATAAAAGCGGCCGCCATTCTTGCTTTGGGCGCTCCGGCGTTAGCCGTTATTGTGTTCGAAATTATTCTTAACGCCTGCTCCTTGTTTAACCACGGCAACGTAGCTCTGCCCAAGCCTTTGGAAAAGCTCGTGCGCAAAGTGCTCATTACCCAGGAGCTGCACCGCATTCACCATAGTGTAGAAAAAGAAGAAACCAACAGTAACTACGGCTTTAGTGTCAGTTGGTGGGATCACCTCTTTCGTAGCTTTACCGCAAAGCCAAAAGCCGGCTCCGACAATGTGGATATTGGTCTGCACGAATACCGCGACGCAAAAATAACAACCAAACTTTGGGGGTTACTGAAGATTCCGTTTACCCGGAAGTAA
- a CDS encoding LPP20 family lipoprotein — protein sequence MAKHLLSFALLASALLLSGCSAYNKIVYDQKHVEWDTQTPSEFPVLNAVGYAPIETQQGENAQLKDLNAMRASKLAAYRELAEQVYGQRIAGGSSVEDWILNQDSFQASVDGVIRGAEVVKTYTVGDYYATELRLDFEKVHRLYQSTNRQQKVKRVVYY from the coding sequence ATGGCTAAGCATTTACTCTCTTTCGCTCTACTTGCATCCGCATTGTTATTAAGTGGCTGTAGTGCGTACAACAAAATTGTGTACGATCAAAAGCACGTTGAATGGGACACTCAGACACCAAGTGAATTTCCGGTGCTGAATGCGGTTGGTTACGCCCCTATTGAAACCCAGCAAGGCGAAAATGCACAGCTAAAAGACTTAAACGCCATGCGCGCCTCCAAGTTAGCCGCTTACCGCGAGCTTGCCGAACAAGTGTATGGTCAACGTATTGCCGGTGGTAGCTCCGTTGAAGACTGGATCTTAAACCAAGACAGTTTCCAGGCTTCAGTTGACGGTGTTATTCGTGGCGCAGAAGTGGTTAAGACCTATACCGTGGGCGACTACTATGCAACGGAGTTACGCCTTGACTTTGAAAAGGTTCACCGCTTGTATCAAAGCACCAACCGTCAGCAGAAAGTGAAACGCGTCGTCTATTATTAA
- a CDS encoding type II toxin-antitoxin system RelE/ParE family toxin produces the protein MIYKLTFKRSAYKEWKKLNKDVQAQFKARLKQRLESPHVPASRLKGMGNCYKVKLRKLGYRLVYQVRDSELVVTVVAVGKRDKNRVYISAHKRLD, from the coding sequence ATGATTTATAAGCTGACGTTTAAACGTTCAGCTTATAAAGAATGGAAAAAGTTGAACAAGGATGTTCAGGCGCAATTTAAAGCCAGACTCAAGCAAAGGCTTGAATCACCTCATGTCCCAGCGTCTCGCTTAAAGGGAATGGGTAACTGTTACAAAGTGAAATTGCGAAAACTGGGTTATAGATTGGTTTATCAAGTAAGAGATTCCGAGCTTGTGGTTACGGTTGTAGCTGTAGGCAAACGTGATAAAAACAGAGTGTATATTAGCGCTCACAAGAGATTGGATTAA
- a CDS encoding ABC transporter substrate-binding protein, with amino-acid sequence MRFTAAISLLLVTLFAALPLKAEVVNFYAWGGSPEVNSYLRWAQRELQEQGIQLRHNKVADASEVVKQIIDGHSNADIIWINGENFHALKEADALRSIAGEIKAMNNINPELNWQTDFGEPVDGLEVPWGVGQFNLISRPGLFAQKAVTAESLLNAARENKGRISYPKPPEFHGTTLLKSLLLSLHPQQRSVFQRPVDSVNANELTEPLWSYLDQLHPLLWQQGENFPSSAGEQISYLANGQLLMAVSFNPNDYKTLVNQGRLPAGVKRHTLSDKAITNNHYLAVPSSSNNPETAKAVIEFLLSEKAQQRKADSNRWGDPSVLKSAQGSSLLEPTDDLHASWQEYLEREWSARYQ; translated from the coding sequence ATGCGTTTTACTGCTGCCATCAGTTTATTGTTAGTGACACTTTTTGCCGCCTTACCATTAAAGGCAGAAGTGGTGAACTTTTATGCCTGGGGTGGCTCGCCGGAAGTAAACAGTTACTTACGTTGGGCGCAAAGAGAACTGCAAGAGCAGGGCATTCAGCTGCGCCATAATAAAGTGGCGGACGCTTCTGAGGTGGTTAAGCAGATTATCGACGGTCATTCCAATGCGGATATTATCTGGATAAACGGTGAAAATTTCCATGCACTGAAAGAGGCTGACGCTTTGCGTTCCATTGCCGGTGAAATTAAGGCAATGAACAACATTAACCCGGAGCTTAACTGGCAAACCGATTTCGGCGAACCGGTGGATGGGCTGGAAGTGCCCTGGGGCGTTGGGCAATTTAATTTGATTAGCCGCCCCGGGCTTTTCGCCCAGAAAGCAGTGACTGCAGAAAGCCTACTTAACGCCGCCCGGGAAAATAAAGGCCGCATTAGTTACCCTAAACCGCCGGAATTTCATGGCACTACCTTATTAAAATCGTTGCTGTTGTCTTTACACCCGCAGCAGCGCAGCGTATTTCAGCGACCGGTGGATAGCGTTAATGCAAATGAGCTGACAGAGCCTTTATGGAGCTATTTAGACCAACTGCACCCGCTGTTATGGCAGCAGGGCGAGAATTTTCCATCTTCAGCCGGTGAGCAAATTTCTTACCTGGCAAATGGTCAGTTGCTGATGGCGGTGAGTTTTAATCCCAATGATTATAAAACTCTGGTAAATCAGGGGCGGTTGCCTGCGGGCGTTAAGCGTCATACGTTGTCAGACAAAGCCATAACCAATAACCATTATTTGGCGGTGCCGAGCAGTTCCAATAACCCCGAAACCGCGAAAGCGGTTATCGAATTTTTATTGTCTGAAAAAGCACAGCAACGAAAAGCCGATTCCAATCGCTGGGGCGATCCTTCCGTTCTTAAAAGTGCGCAAGGCTCTTCGCTGCTGGAACCCACCGACGACCTTCATGCAAGCTGGCAGGAGTATCTGGAGCGGGAATGGTCCGCACGTTATCAATAA
- a CDS encoding ABC transporter permease subunit, whose protein sequence is MVRTLSIIVWLLLIILPVGSGVLFLLVTSFDPETGVNLVALTELFADYDSIASSLILAVAAPLIACYLALWMAPALLKHTRLQQLLSPLLSIPHVAFAVGLMLLMSPSGWLIRLTESVSGIFPAPPAGWPLPEKSLVTVMMVLVLKELPFLLLMISAQLKQLPVNSWMTQAQSYGYSERQAWWRIVTPELLRRLTLPMAAVIIYSLSVVDIPLLVGSNTPGVLAQRVYEWSFQFSAGSQVKAITGAWVLLAMALILLLINARHYAFYRRFVLGKKVTQPVKLNTDKASRYTWILLGVLSLGVIVVLVLQSLASHWFYPNLWPAELTLERWQSEWAYLTEPTLNSLWLALLSALVGTLAAIVLLQRQRQKAAASFYWPVLVALFIPQVPLVLGWQRLVGGQLNSGWQPWWVFWSHAVYTLPYAYLVLHGAYTRFNEQWLTRAQSLGYSARAAWWRIMLPMLKQPIAVAFAVAFSVSIAQYLPTQWLGQGLTPTLTTEAVSVASGGDWRIGSLYALLQMLLPLVVFIAVGLIGTKSYAEHS, encoded by the coding sequence ATGGTCCGCACGTTATCAATAATTGTCTGGTTATTGCTCATTATTCTGCCGGTTGGCAGTGGTGTGCTCTTTCTGCTGGTTACGTCATTTGACCCTGAAACCGGTGTCAACTTAGTAGCCTTAACTGAGCTATTCGCAGACTACGACTCAATAGCTTCAAGCCTTATACTCGCCGTCGCGGCACCATTAATTGCCTGTTATTTGGCGTTATGGATGGCGCCGGCATTGTTAAAACACACCCGCCTGCAGCAACTGCTATCCCCACTTTTGTCCATTCCGCATGTGGCTTTTGCGGTCGGCCTTATGTTGTTAATGAGCCCGTCCGGCTGGCTGATACGTTTAACCGAAAGCGTCAGCGGAATTTTTCCGGCACCGCCGGCAGGTTGGCCATTACCGGAAAAGTCGTTAGTGACGGTTATGATGGTTCTGGTTTTAAAAGAGCTGCCATTTTTACTACTAATGATATCGGCCCAATTAAAACAGTTGCCTGTTAATTCGTGGATGACCCAGGCACAGAGCTATGGTTACAGTGAACGGCAAGCCTGGTGGCGCATTGTTACGCCGGAACTTTTACGGCGTTTAACGCTGCCTATGGCGGCAGTTATTATTTACTCATTGTCCGTTGTTGATATTCCGCTGTTAGTGGGCAGTAACACACCGGGCGTGCTGGCGCAGCGTGTGTATGAATGGAGCTTTCAGTTCTCTGCCGGTAGTCAGGTTAAGGCAATAACAGGTGCCTGGGTTTTATTGGCTATGGCTTTAATACTGCTATTAATAAATGCCCGGCATTATGCTTTCTATCGCCGCTTCGTGCTCGGTAAAAAAGTAACCCAACCCGTAAAACTCAACACAGATAAAGCCAGCCGCTATACATGGATTCTTCTGGGTGTACTGTCGTTGGGTGTTATTGTTGTTTTAGTCCTGCAAAGTCTGGCGTCGCATTGGTTTTATCCAAACTTGTGGCCGGCAGAGTTAACCCTTGAGCGCTGGCAAAGCGAGTGGGCTTATTTAACCGAACCCACGCTAAACAGTTTATGGCTGGCGCTGCTCAGTGCGTTAGTAGGTACGCTAGCTGCAATTGTTCTGCTACAACGGCAACGACAGAAAGCCGCCGCTTCGTTTTACTGGCCTGTACTTGTAGCGTTGTTTATTCCGCAGGTGCCTTTGGTGCTTGGTTGGCAACGGCTAGTTGGCGGGCAACTCAATAGTGGCTGGCAGCCGTGGTGGGTGTTCTGGTCACATGCTGTATATACTCTGCCTTACGCCTACCTGGTTTTGCACGGGGCTTACACCCGCTTTAACGAACAATGGTTAACCCGGGCGCAAAGCCTGGGCTATAGCGCCCGAGCCGCCTGGTGGCGAATTATGCTACCCATGCTAAAGCAGCCCATAGCAGTGGCTTTTGCGGTCGCCTTTTCGGTTAGTATTGCTCAGTACCTGCCAACGCAATGGCTGGGGCAGGGTTTAACACCCACTTTAACCACCGAAGCCGTTAGTGTTGCCAGCGGTGGCGACTGGCGTATTGGCAGCCTTTATGCGCTGCTACAAATGCTACTGCCACTGGTGGTGTTTATTGCTGTCGGACTCATTGGGACAAAAAGTTATGCTGAACATTCGTAA
- the flgN gene encoding flagellar export chaperone FlgN encodes MTVLAPVNDILQDMADSLENLALLQQRELNAIVERQHADVNALTDAKEKALVHISELDQQLAQHPDNDQLKDDPDLAEAVATIEAALSDIQHQSQVNERVVQSTLNSIDQLKQTILQSARKDTLTYNSKGKIR; translated from the coding sequence ATGACCGTGTTGGCGCCTGTTAACGATATATTACAGGATATGGCAGACTCGCTGGAAAACCTTGCGTTGCTTCAGCAGCGTGAGCTTAATGCCATTGTCGAGCGCCAACACGCCGATGTTAATGCTCTTACCGACGCCAAAGAAAAAGCGCTAGTCCATATTAGTGAACTCGACCAGCAGTTGGCTCAACACCCGGACAACGACCAGTTAAAAGATGACCCGGACTTAGCTGAAGCGGTTGCCACCATTGAGGCTGCTCTTTCTGACATTCAGCATCAAAGTCAGGTTAATGAACGCGTGGTTCAGTCAACACTGAACAGTATCGATCAGTTAAAACAAACCATTTTACAGTCCGCACGAAAAGACACTCTTACCTATAACAGCAAAGGTAAAATACGCTAA
- a CDS encoding ATP-binding cassette domain-containing protein, which produces MLNIRNLEIKRRTKNGTEPLFSLNELTVEKGEIVTLMGPSGVGKSTLLRWVLGEHLPNFHIQGELRLNSEDISERSIAARQLGMMFQKGGLFPHLTVEENCYFAQKTRSLLNRQQQKDKALAMLNNLGLTDKWAVYPDSLSGGQYARIALICSLLAEPQAMLLDEPFSSLDASLREDVRQWTFAQLKDKQMPTLLVTHDSADACGRVLEIQGAEVKGVAANV; this is translated from the coding sequence ATGCTGAACATTCGTAACCTCGAAATAAAAAGGCGCACAAAAAATGGCACTGAGCCTTTATTCAGTCTGAATGAACTGACGGTCGAAAAAGGTGAAATTGTCACGCTGATGGGCCCGAGTGGTGTGGGTAAGTCGACCTTGCTGCGCTGGGTGCTTGGTGAGCACTTGCCTAACTTTCATATTCAGGGCGAGTTAAGGTTAAACAGCGAAGATATCAGCGAGCGCTCAATTGCCGCGCGCCAACTCGGCATGATGTTTCAAAAAGGCGGTTTGTTTCCGCACTTAACGGTTGAAGAGAACTGCTATTTTGCGCAAAAAACCCGTTCACTATTAAACCGTCAGCAACAAAAAGACAAAGCTCTCGCCATGCTAAACAATCTGGGGTTAACGGATAAATGGGCTGTTTACCCCGACAGCTTAAGCGGCGGGCAATACGCTCGCATCGCTTTAATCTGTTCATTACTAGCAGAGCCGCAGGCCATGTTACTGGACGAACCGTTTTCGTCATTAGATGCCAGTTTGCGGGAAGATGTCAGGCAGTGGACCTTTGCACAACTCAAAGACAAACAAATGCCGACCTTATTAGTCACTCATGACAGCGCAGATGCCTGTGGCCGCGTGCTTGAAATACAGGGCGCTGAGGTAAAAGGAGTCGCAGCCAATGTTTGA
- a CDS encoding FAD-dependent oxidoreductase — MSLKKLLLLLIIVALFISAFVFDLTQYLSLDVLKEKQQQLNQLFVDYPFQVFAVYFVIYVASTALSLPGATILTLGAGAIFGLGWGLLLASFAASFGAFLAFLSARFILHDWVQEKFGERLTAINRGMERDGAFYLLSLRLVPLFPFFVINLVMGLTKIKAWTFYWVSQVGMLLGTAVYVNAGTQLAQISSLGDVVSADLIGAFVLLGIFPLIAKAVLAFLKRRKAFKGYEKPKSFDNNLLVIGAGSAGLVSAYIAATVKAKVTLIEKHKMGGDCLNTGCVPSKALLHVAELAHNARNASSAGVHVGEVSVDFKQVMQQVKSVIKDIEPHDSVERYTNLGVNVEQGDARIVSPWEVEVTSNVEGKSETKRITTRSIIIATGAKPLVPNFEGLDKVDFVTSDTLWELEELPKRLLVLGGGPIGCELSQAFQRLGSQVTQVEMAERLMGPEDADTVELLTQRLTAEGIDIKLNHKALRFEQHNGESVLIAEQTVDNESVDNQNVDQSKEVEIPFDKVLIALGRQPNVSGFGLEELGVQTNKTVSTNELLQTNFPNIYACGDVAGPYQLTHVASHQAWYASVNALFDPFKTFRADYSVIPWVTYTSPQLANVGLTEQQAKKADKPYEVTEYDIGELDRAIADDSAYGRVKVLTKPGKDELLGVNIVGPQAGELLAEYVLAMKHGIGLNKILGTIHSYPTLAEANKYVAGEWKRANAPRKLLTWVEKFHRWRRS; from the coding sequence ATGTCATTAAAAAAGCTGTTGCTGCTATTGATTATTGTTGCGCTATTTATCAGCGCTTTTGTGTTTGATTTAACGCAGTATCTGTCTCTGGATGTACTAAAAGAAAAGCAACAGCAGCTTAATCAGCTTTTTGTTGATTACCCCTTTCAAGTATTTGCAGTTTATTTTGTTATTTATGTGGCGAGCACGGCGTTGTCACTGCCCGGCGCGACTATTCTGACGCTGGGTGCTGGCGCGATATTCGGACTTGGATGGGGCTTGCTGTTGGCCAGCTTTGCGGCGTCATTTGGGGCCTTTCTGGCATTTTTAAGTGCCCGCTTTATTCTGCACGACTGGGTACAGGAAAAATTCGGTGAGCGGCTAACGGCCATTAATCGCGGAATGGAACGCGATGGCGCGTTTTACTTGCTCAGCCTGCGTCTGGTTCCGCTGTTCCCGTTCTTTGTTATTAACCTGGTTATGGGGTTGACCAAAATAAAAGCCTGGACTTTTTACTGGGTCAGTCAGGTGGGCATGCTGCTGGGGACCGCTGTATATGTTAACGCAGGAACCCAGCTAGCACAGATATCCAGCCTGGGTGATGTAGTTTCCGCGGATCTAATAGGTGCTTTTGTTTTACTAGGAATATTCCCGTTAATTGCTAAAGCGGTACTGGCCTTTTTGAAACGTCGTAAAGCCTTTAAAGGCTATGAAAAGCCTAAGTCTTTTGACAATAATCTGTTGGTTATTGGCGCCGGTTCAGCGGGGTTAGTCAGTGCTTACATAGCTGCGACAGTAAAAGCAAAGGTTACCTTAATTGAAAAGCATAAAATGGGCGGCGATTGCCTGAATACTGGTTGTGTGCCTTCAAAAGCCTTGTTACATGTAGCGGAGCTTGCGCACAATGCACGTAACGCCTCAAGTGCGGGTGTTCATGTTGGCGAAGTGTCGGTTGATTTCAAGCAGGTTATGCAGCAGGTGAAGTCAGTTATAAAAGACATTGAGCCGCATGACTCGGTTGAACGTTACACCAACTTGGGTGTGAATGTTGAGCAAGGCGATGCGCGCATTGTTTCACCCTGGGAAGTTGAAGTGACCAGCAATGTCGAAGGTAAGAGTGAAACCAAACGCATAACCACTCGCAGTATTATTATCGCGACTGGCGCTAAGCCTCTGGTACCAAACTTTGAAGGCTTGGATAAGGTCGACTTTGTAACCTCAGACACGCTCTGGGAATTGGAAGAATTGCCCAAGCGCTTGTTAGTTCTGGGGGGCGGGCCTATTGGTTGTGAGTTATCTCAGGCGTTTCAGCGTTTAGGTTCACAGGTTACTCAGGTGGAAATGGCCGAGCGGCTTATGGGCCCGGAAGATGCCGACACAGTAGAACTGCTAACGCAGCGTTTAACGGCAGAAGGCATTGATATTAAGCTGAACCACAAAGCGTTGCGTTTTGAACAACACAATGGCGAATCTGTGCTTATTGCTGAGCAGACGGTTGATAACGAAAGTGTTGATAACCAGAATGTCGACCAAAGCAAAGAAGTTGAGATACCCTTCGACAAGGTGTTAATTGCGCTGGGGCGGCAACCCAATGTATCGGGCTTTGGTTTAGAAGAGCTTGGGGTGCAAACCAATAAGACAGTCAGTACCAATGAGCTTTTGCAAACCAACTTCCCTAATATTTACGCCTGTGGCGATGTTGCAGGGCCTTATCAGCTCACCCATGTTGCCTCGCACCAGGCCTGGTATGCCTCGGTAAATGCCTTGTTTGATCCATTCAAAACCTTCCGGGCGGACTACTCTGTCATTCCCTGGGTAACCTATACCTCGCCGCAGTTAGCAAATGTGGGTTTAACCGAGCAGCAGGCGAAAAAAGCCGATAAACCTTACGAAGTAACCGAGTACGATATTGGTGAACTGGATCGAGCCATTGCCGATGACAGCGCCTATGGCCGGGTAAAAGTGCTGACCAAACCCGGTAAAGACGAACTATTAGGTGTGAATATTGTTGGCCCGCAGGCCGGTGAGTTGCTGGCAGAATATGTGCTGGCCATGAAGCACGGTATTGGGCTGAATAAGATATTGGGCACCATACACAGTTATCCGACTCTGGCGGAGGCGAATAAATACGTGGCGGGTGAATGGAAACGAGCCAATGCGCCGCGGAAGCTGCTAACATGGGTTGAGAAATTTCATCGCTGGCGCCGGAGTTAA
- the flgM gene encoding flagellar biosynthesis anti-sigma factor FlgM has protein sequence MSININNAGLKNANIDSKSSNRQVQSDAPAKPASVSQKGGDAVSLTSEAQQLSGLQEKAMNSSGIDQAKVDKIKADIESGSYKINVEQLANKLAQFESDMFSNGSNE, from the coding sequence ATGTCAATTAACATTAACAATGCCGGGCTGAAAAATGCCAACATTGATAGCAAGTCAAGTAACCGTCAAGTACAGAGCGATGCTCCGGCGAAGCCTGCTTCGGTTTCGCAAAAAGGTGGTGACGCTGTTTCATTAACCAGCGAAGCGCAACAACTGAGTGGCTTACAGGAAAAAGCAATGAACAGCAGCGGCATTGACCAAGCCAAAGTTGACAAAATTAAAGCCGACATTGAAAGCGGCTCGTACAAAATTAACGTTGAACAACTGGCCAATAAACTGGCTCAGTTTGAGTCTGACATGTTCAGTAACGGCAGCAACGAATAA
- a CDS encoding CDP-alcohol phosphatidyltransferase family protein — translation MFDPKILPLTRKILDLPARLLVRVGVTADQVTITGFIIGLLAVPFLDFELYEFALAAILLNRLCDGLDGAVARRTQLTDAGGFLDIVLDFIFYSAVVFGFLLASPEQNAIAAGLLLVTFMGTGSTFLAFASVAGKRGIENPEYPNKSLHYMGGLTEGFETILAFVAFCLWPQHFSVLAYIFAAACWLTAITRIIAGYRTLKQPTANPEDTNV, via the coding sequence ATGTTTGATCCGAAAATACTGCCGCTAACCCGAAAAATTCTCGACCTCCCGGCGCGCTTACTCGTTCGTGTCGGCGTCACTGCTGATCAGGTCACCATAACGGGGTTTATCATCGGTTTGCTGGCGGTGCCATTTTTAGACTTTGAGCTTTATGAATTCGCGCTGGCGGCTATTTTACTAAACCGCTTGTGCGACGGTCTGGACGGCGCAGTAGCAAGGCGCACTCAGCTAACCGACGCCGGCGGCTTTCTTGATATTGTGCTGGACTTCATTTTCTACAGTGCTGTGGTCTTTGGTTTTTTGTTGGCGTCGCCCGAACAGAACGCCATTGCTGCGGGCCTGTTGTTAGTCACATTTATGGGTACTGGCTCTACTTTTCTGGCCTTTGCCAGCGTTGCCGGAAAGCGCGGTATTGAAAATCCGGAATACCCGAATAAGTCGCTGCATTATATGGGCGGTTTAACCGAAGGTTTTGAAACCATTTTAGCTTTTGTGGCGTTCTGCCTGTGGCCACAGCACTTTTCCGTACTGGCCTATATATTCGCTGCCGCCTGCTGGCTTACCGCAATAACCCGCATTATTGCCGGTTACCGCACACTGAAACAGCCAACGGCAAATCCGGAGGATACCAATGTCTGA
- a CDS encoding flagellar assembly protein FlgT: MNWKTLLLITSVFFIAMPSEARWVEAQGTARIINGDTNAAREKAIENALQQALLTSGGNISSIQQVVDGVLQNTETQWNSQGNVDQVTIVREEVRDDRVIVLLRADIWNREGDCTRSSYKNSVTVVPFELRDRAHGTWGQIWEIGKVAAERLARELGGVGSQLQIAHTLHRHTGLDRALSGLNLEELGRMSRSIGLANDSQFVIFGMFDDLAMMDTKSSWFWSSDPDRHYALTLYLLDATTGQLVTRARVENTQPWTFDRSTDVDVATAQFWNEPFGAALDSGLRDLASGVKEQVVCKPVRARIIAVDANTLQFNLGEKHGVQRGDKLKIVQPSHFTDDQGRYRQKWQVSEFEVEVSQVQQSTAVAKLTKGNMLHNIQVNDWVVPVN, translated from the coding sequence ATGAACTGGAAAACCCTGCTACTCATCACCTCTGTTTTCTTTATTGCTATGCCAAGCGAAGCACGTTGGGTGGAAGCTCAGGGCACTGCCCGCATTATTAATGGTGACACCAATGCCGCCCGCGAGAAAGCCATAGAAAACGCCCTTCAGCAGGCATTATTAACCTCTGGTGGTAACATCTCCAGTATTCAGCAAGTGGTAGACGGCGTTTTACAAAACACCGAAACCCAGTGGAATAGTCAGGGCAATGTTGACCAGGTAACCATAGTTCGCGAGGAAGTACGTGACGACCGCGTTATCGTTTTGCTTCGCGCGGATATCTGGAACCGCGAAGGCGACTGTACCCGCAGCAGCTACAAAAATTCCGTGACCGTTGTACCATTTGAGCTTCGCGACCGCGCTCATGGTACCTGGGGACAAATTTGGGAAATAGGCAAAGTTGCGGCCGAGCGTTTAGCCCGTGAATTAGGCGGTGTTGGCAGCCAGTTGCAGATTGCCCACACCCTGCATCGTCACACTGGATTAGACCGGGCTCTCAGCGGCCTGAATCTGGAAGAGTTAGGCCGCATGTCCCGCAGCATTGGTTTAGCCAATGACAGTCAGTTTGTTATCTTTGGCATGTTTGACGACCTGGCCATGATGGACACAAAATCTAGCTGGTTTTGGTCCAGCGACCCCGACCGCCATTACGCATTAACACTGTACCTTCTCGACGCCACCACCGGACAGCTAGTAACCCGTGCACGAGTCGAGAACACCCAGCCCTGGACCTTTGACCGCAGCACCGACGTCGATGTTGCCACCGCACAATTCTGGAATGAACCTTTTGGTGCAGCACTGGACAGCGGCTTGCGCGACTTAGCTTCCGGCGTCAAAGAACAGGTAGTCTGCAAACCGGTACGAGCCAGAATTATTGCCGTTGATGCAAATACTCTTCAGTTCAACTTAGGTGAAAAGCACGGAGTACAACGGGGTGACAAGCTAAAAATTGTGCAACCCAGCCACTTTACCGACGACCAGGGCCGTTATCGTCAGAAGTGGCAGGTCAGTGAATTTGAAGTTGAGGTGTCCCAGGTGCAGCAATCTACCGCTGTCGCTAAGTTGACGAAAGGAAACATGCTGCACAACATTCAGGTAAACGATTGGGTGGTACCGGTTAACTGA